A genomic window from Roseobacter denitrificans OCh 114 includes:
- a CDS encoding amidohydrolase family protein encodes MMASGVPLAAGTDATRVSSYNPWLAIHWAVSGKGRGGDVIWQAANRLSREEALRHWTSAGAWFSREQGKKGQIKAGQFADLAVLDRDYFAVPEDEIINLEADLTFTGGKVVHAKGPFASHAPADLPGLPDWSPVPMFGAPGAPKPSLVS; translated from the coding sequence ATGATGGCCTCTGGCGTGCCGCTGGCGGCGGGCACTGATGCGACGCGCGTGTCGTCCTATAACCCTTGGCTCGCGATCCACTGGGCCGTGTCCGGCAAGGGGCGCGGGGGCGATGTCATCTGGCAGGCCGCCAACCGTCTGAGCCGCGAAGAGGCCTTGCGTCACTGGACGTCAGCGGGCGCGTGGTTCAGCCGCGAACAGGGCAAGAAAGGTCAGATCAAAGCGGGGCAATTCGCAGACCTCGCCGTGCTCGACCGCGACTACTTTGCGGTGCCAGAGGATGAGATCATCAACCTTGAGGCGGATCTGACCTTCACAGGCGGCAAGGTTGTGCACGCCAAAGGGCCCTTCGCAAGCCATGCCCCGGCAGACTTGCCCGGCCTGCCCGATTGGTCGCCTGTCCCGATGTTTGGCGCGCCAGGTGCACCAAAGCCGAGCCTCGTGTCATAG
- a CDS encoding amidohydrolase — protein sequence MADTILFNGKIMTMDPDHPEASAVAMQDGLILEVGSDADILRLKSADTDVIDLGGQRVIPGLIDSHTHIIRQGNNFAMELRWDHVPSLADGLRMLKAQAERTPAGQWIRVVGGWSADQFAEKRLPTIDEINAVAPEVPVYVLHLYDRAWLNKAALRALGIDKHYYEPFVSGRLERDDQGNPTGLAMARPNAQPLYALLDMAPKLDFEQQVTSTKHYFRALNGLGLTSALDCAGGFLNYPDDYGVLTELNKRGEQSVRIGYQLFAQRPTLELDDFKRWNDIVKPDEGDDYLKCVGAGEMLVASAYDFEDFSYPRPDLPKRMEGDLRPVLEYLFENRWPIRFHCTYEESAHRLLKVVEEVGRDKGLEELNWIFDHGETVSEATMEWVARLGGGISYQNRIAFQTTAYRDRYGEAALNDVMPVKKDDGLWRAAGGGH from the coding sequence ATGGCCGATACCATTCTTTTCAACGGCAAGATCATGACGATGGACCCGGACCACCCCGAGGCGAGCGCCGTCGCCATGCAAGACGGGCTTATCCTGGAGGTCGGGTCGGACGCGGACATCCTGCGCCTAAAATCCGCCGACACCGATGTCATCGACCTGGGCGGTCAGCGCGTGATCCCCGGCCTGATTGACAGCCACACGCATATCATCCGCCAAGGCAACAACTTCGCCATGGAACTGCGTTGGGACCACGTGCCCTCGCTCGCCGATGGATTGCGGATGCTCAAGGCGCAGGCCGAGCGGACGCCCGCGGGTCAGTGGATCCGCGTTGTGGGCGGCTGGTCTGCGGACCAGTTTGCCGAGAAGCGCCTGCCCACCATTGATGAGATCAACGCCGTCGCACCCGAGGTGCCCGTGTACGTGCTGCACCTCTATGACCGCGCGTGGCTGAACAAGGCCGCTCTGCGCGCGCTTGGCATCGACAAGCACTACTATGAGCCGTTTGTTTCGGGCCGGTTGGAGCGTGACGATCAGGGCAACCCCACAGGGCTGGCCATGGCGCGCCCCAACGCGCAGCCGCTCTATGCGCTGCTCGATATGGCGCCCAAGCTGGACTTTGAGCAGCAGGTCACCTCGACCAAGCACTACTTCCGCGCGCTCAACGGCCTTGGCCTGACCTCGGCGCTGGATTGTGCGGGCGGGTTCCTGAACTACCCGGACGATTACGGCGTCCTGACCGAGTTGAACAAACGCGGCGAGCAAAGCGTGCGCATCGGCTATCAGCTGTTCGCGCAACGCCCCACGCTTGAGTTGGACGACTTCAAACGCTGGAACGACATCGTGAAACCGGATGAGGGTGATGACTACCTCAAATGCGTCGGCGCAGGTGAAATGCTTGTGGCCTCGGCCTATGATTTTGAGGACTTCAGCTACCCCCGCCCCGACCTGCCCAAACGGATGGAGGGCGATCTGCGCCCTGTACTGGAGTACCTATTCGAGAACCGCTGGCCGATCCGTTTCCATTGCACCTATGAGGAAAGCGCGCACCGTTTGCTGAAGGTCGTCGAAGAGGTCGGCCGCGACAAGGGCCTGGAGGAGTTGAACTGGATCTTTGACCACGGCGAGACCGTGTCTGAGGCCACGATGGAATGGGTCGCGCGTCTGGGCGGTGGCATCAGCTATCAAAACCGGATCGCATTCCAGACCACCGCCTACCGCGACCGCTACGGCGAGGCGGCGCTGAACGACGTCATGCCCGTCAAAAAAGATGATGGCCTCTGGCGTGCCGCTGGCGGCGGGCACTGA
- a CDS encoding DUF1427 family protein, whose product MSWQPYAISLVVGLGVGVIYGLLTVRSPAPPIIALLGLLGMLAGEATVQWLRGHSSAVADALHLKSFSVATRHDEDENPKS is encoded by the coding sequence GTGTCTTGGCAACCCTATGCAATCTCACTCGTGGTCGGACTCGGAGTAGGTGTGATCTACGGTCTTTTGACCGTGCGATCACCTGCCCCTCCTATCATCGCGTTGCTCGGCCTTTTAGGCATGCTCGCGGGCGAGGCGACAGTCCAATGGTTGCGCGGCCATTCCAGTGCTGTGGCCGACGCCCTGCACCTCAAATCCTTCTCCGTGGCCACCCGCCATGACGAAGACGAGAACCCCAAATCCTAA
- a CDS encoding hydrolase, with protein MSKTELLTPENSQVIFIDHQPQMAFAVNSIDGQTLKNNTVALAKSAKAFGIPTHITTVETEAFSGNTYPELLDVFPEAPLLERSSMNSWDDQKVRDALAKGAAEGRKKIIVSGLWTEVCNTTFALSVLNDTDYEIYMVSDASGGTTKEAHQNAMDRMVQAGAVPVTWQQVLLEWQRDWARRDTYDAVMEIVREHSGGYGMGVDYAYTMVHKAPSRSKHSGETLAPVPADKPLAAE; from the coding sequence ATGTCCAAAACCGAACTTCTCACCCCTGAAAACAGCCAGGTGATTTTTATCGATCACCAGCCGCAGATGGCGTTCGCCGTGAATTCCATCGACGGTCAGACGCTGAAGAACAACACAGTAGCGTTGGCAAAATCTGCAAAAGCCTTTGGCATTCCGACCCACATCACTACCGTGGAAACGGAAGCTTTCTCGGGCAACACCTACCCCGAATTGCTTGATGTCTTCCCGGAGGCCCCACTGCTGGAGCGATCCTCGATGAACTCTTGGGACGACCAGAAGGTCCGCGATGCGCTGGCCAAAGGTGCCGCCGAGGGCCGCAAAAAGATCATTGTATCCGGCCTTTGGACCGAGGTGTGCAACACCACATTCGCGTTGAGTGTTCTGAATGACACCGACTACGAGATCTACATGGTGTCCGACGCGTCCGGTGGCACCACGAAAGAGGCGCACCAGAACGCAATGGACCGCATGGTGCAGGCCGGTGCCGTCCCGGTGACCTGGCAGCAGGTGCTGCTGGAATGGCAACGCGACTGGGCGCGCCGCGATACCTATGACGCGGTCATGGAAATCGTGCGCGAACACTCGGGCGGCTACGGCATGGGCGTCGATTACGCCTACACCATGGTCCATAAGGCACCTTCGCGCAGCAAGCACTCGGGCGAAACGCTGGCCCCTGTGCCCGCAGACAAGCCTCTGGCTGCCGAATAG